The sequence below is a genomic window from Pongo abelii isolate AG06213 chromosome 15, NHGRI_mPonAbe1-v2.0_pri, whole genome shotgun sequence.
TAATGCTGGATTTCCTGCAGAACTGCACAATGTACAGTCCGTGCACACGGTCTACCTGTACGGCAACCAACTGGACGAATTCCCCATGAACCTTCCCAAGAATGTCAGAGTTCTCCATTTGCAGGAAAACAATATTCAGACCATTTCACGGGCTGCTCTTGCCCAGCTCTTGAAGCTTGAAGAGCTGCACCTGGATGACAACTCCATATCCACAGTGGGGGTGGAAGACGGGGCCTTCCGGGAGGCTATTAGCCTCAAATTGTTGTTTTTGTCTAAGAATCACCTGAGCAGTGTGCCTGTTGGGCTTCCTGTGGACTTGCAAGAGCTGAGAGTGGATGAAAATCGAATTGCTGTCATATCCGACATGGCCTTCCAGAATCTCACGAGCTTGGAGCGTCTTATTGTGGACGGGAACCTCTTGACCAACAAGGGTATCGCTGAGGGCACCTTCAGCCATCTTACCAAGCTCAAGGAATTTTCAATTGTACGTAATTCGCTGTCCCACCCTCCTCCCGATCTCCCAGGTACGCATCTGATCAGGCTCTATTTGCAGGACAACCAGATAAACCACATTCCTTTGACAGCCTTCTCAAATCTGCGTAAGCTGGAACGGCTGGATATATCCAACAACCAACTGCGGATGCTGACTCGAGGGGTTTTTGATAATCTCTCCAACCTGAAGCAGCTCACTGCTCGGAATAACCCTTGGTTTTGTGACTGCAGTATTAAATGGGTCACGGAATGGCTCAAATATATCCCTTCATCTCTCAACGTGCGGGGTTTCATGTGCCAAGGTCCTGAACAAGTCCGGGGGATGGCCGTCAGGGAATTAAATATGAATCTTTTGTCCTGTCCCACCACGACCCCCGGCCTGCCTCTCTTCACCCCAGCCCCAAGTACAGCTTCTCCGACCACTCAGCCTCCCACCCTCTCTATTCCAAACCCTAGCAGAAGCTACACGCCTCCAACTCCTACCACATCGAAACTTCCCACGATTCCTGACTGGGATGGCAGAGAAAGAGGGACCCCACCTATTTCTGAACGGATCCAGCTCTCTATCCATTTTGTGAATGATACCTCCATTCAAGTCAGCTGGCTGTCTCTCTTCACCGTGATGGCATACAAACTCACATGGGTGAAAATGGGCCACAGTTTAGTAGGGGGCATCGTTCAGGAGCGCATAGTCAGCGGTGAGAAGCAACACCTGAGCCTGGTTAACCTGGAGCCCCGATCCACCTATCGGATTTGTTTAGTGCCACTGGATGCTTTTAACTACCGCGCGGTAGAAGACACCATTTGTTCAGAGGCCACCACCCATGCCTCCTATCTGAACAACGGCAGCAACACAGCGTCCAGCCATGAGCAGACGACGTCCCACAGCATGGGCTCCCCCTTTCTGCTGGCGGGCTTGATCGGGGGCGCGGTGATATTTGTGCTGGTGGTCTTGCTCAGCGTGTTTTGCTGGCACATGCACAAAAAGGGGCGCTACACCTCCCAGAAGTGGAAATACAACCGGGGCCGGCGGAAAGATGATTATTGCGAGGCAGGCACCAAGAAGGACAACTCCATCCTGGAGATGACAGAAACCAGTTTTCAGATCGTCTCCTTAAATAACGATCAACTCCTTAAAGGAGATTTCAGACTGCAGCCCATTTACACCCCAAATGGGGGCATTAATTACACAGACTGCCATATCCCCAACAACATGCGATACTGCAACAGCAGTGTGCCAGACCTGGAGCACTGCCATACGTGACAGCCAGAGGCCCAGCGTTATCAAGGCGGACACAATTAGACTGTTCAGAACACACTCGTGTGTGCACATAAAAGACACGCAGATTACATTTGATAAATGTTACACAGATGCATTTGTGCATTTGAATACTCTGTAATTTATACGGTGTACTATATAATGGGATTTAAAAAAAGTGCTATCTTTTCTATTTCAAGTTAATTACAAACAGTTTTGTaactctttgctttttaaatcttaaaaaaaaaatagttgctgAAGTACTGTACAGGGTTGTACAATGAGAACCCAATGCCAAGGCAAAAAGAACGAGTGATTCTTCCTTAGGATACACATCAACCACTTTGCTGTTGAAGCTGTCAGAATAAATTCCTGGTGGTCAGATGAAAGGGCAGATTAAATGGACTCATCAGGGTAAGAGGAATAATGTGGGTAAAACAAGAAATGGCCCAGATAGTTTCGCACCATTCCTATACCTCCAGGTCCGGAAGACAGGCAAAAAATTCTATAATGTAAGAATGGAGGtagttaccctgatttgaccCTGTGTGGGAAATGCTGAAAGCACCAGGAGGAAGCCAGTTCCCGTGAGATAAGTTAACCCGGCCTGACAGAATCAAGAaaattgagatgagatttgaaagGACCCAAAAATGCAGGGGTTGGCTTTCTGACTGGGAACTTAAAAATCACTCTTCCCGCTTCCCTGGTCCTTTGTGATAACAGAGTTAGAGATTTGAGTCTGATTTCAGTCATCTTCAGGGACCAGTCTGATGTTGTAGCAAGAAGACTCCCTTTAAAAGTGTTACTGTTCAAATCATATGTCAGGTTGAATCACATTCAACAGAGATATATTCTAGAATACTTTTTTAGAAGAGGCTaataaaataaagggaagaaTTATATTGAATGGAATTATTTTTGATAATGAGAATTATTTGGGTAGATTCACTGAGGCTATGTCAACATGATATTTAGACCAACAGGTGATCAATGTTTGGAAAATACAACAatgacttatttaaaaattacccttACTGCTATTTAGACAAAAACAACTGATCAGTGGTTCTG
It includes:
- the FLRT2 gene encoding leucine-rich repeat transmembrane protein FLRT2, translating into MGLQTTKWPSHGAFFLKSWLIISLGLYSQVSKLLACPSVCRCDRNFVYCNERSLTSVPLGIPEGVTVLYLHNNQINNAGFPAELHNVQSVHTVYLYGNQLDEFPMNLPKNVRVLHLQENNIQTISRAALAQLLKLEELHLDDNSISTVGVEDGAFREAISLKLLFLSKNHLSSVPVGLPVDLQELRVDENRIAVISDMAFQNLTSLERLIVDGNLLTNKGIAEGTFSHLTKLKEFSIVRNSLSHPPPDLPGTHLIRLYLQDNQINHIPLTAFSNLRKLERLDISNNQLRMLTRGVFDNLSNLKQLTARNNPWFCDCSIKWVTEWLKYIPSSLNVRGFMCQGPEQVRGMAVRELNMNLLSCPTTTPGLPLFTPAPSTASPTTQPPTLSIPNPSRSYTPPTPTTSKLPTIPDWDGRERGTPPISERIQLSIHFVNDTSIQVSWLSLFTVMAYKLTWVKMGHSLVGGIVQERIVSGEKQHLSLVNLEPRSTYRICLVPLDAFNYRAVEDTICSEATTHASYLNNGSNTASSHEQTTSHSMGSPFLLAGLIGGAVIFVLVVLLSVFCWHMHKKGRYTSQKWKYNRGRRKDDYCEAGTKKDNSILEMTETSFQIVSLNNDQLLKGDFRLQPIYTPNGGINYTDCHIPNNMRYCNSSVPDLEHCHT